The Bacillota bacterium genome has a segment encoding these proteins:
- the spoVE gene encoding stage V sporulation protein E, giving the protein MIFLITLALLSLGVVMVFSASSVSAYEIFRDSYYFIKRQLAWATVGLVAMCVAMEIDYHVWKGLAWPALVLSLVLLVAVLIPGVGVMIRGSRRWLGVGSLTFQPSEVAKIVMVFFMASFLSDRSARMHRFVQGLLTPLVVLSVVFGLIMLEPDLGTGGTIVGITVLMLFASGASVSHLAALGAMGIPALVAVAMAAPYRVRRFLAFLHPWDDPLGSGFHIIQSLLALGSGGIFGVGLGRSRQKFLYLPMQHTDFIFAIIGEELGFVGATAVVVLYFLLAWRGLRVAIGAPDPFGSLLAVGITTMIVFQAAVNIGVVSGTLPITGITLPLISFGGSSLVTTLAAIGVLLNISKYSSTR; this is encoded by the coding sequence ATGATCTTCCTCATCACGCTCGCCCTTCTGAGCCTGGGAGTGGTGATGGTCTTCAGCGCGAGCTCGGTCAGCGCGTATGAGATATTCCGCGACTCGTACTATTTCATCAAACGTCAGCTTGCCTGGGCTACAGTAGGCCTCGTGGCGATGTGCGTAGCGATGGAGATCGACTATCACGTATGGAAGGGGCTGGCCTGGCCGGCTCTCGTCCTCAGCCTCGTCCTCTTGGTTGCCGTGCTCATCCCCGGAGTGGGCGTGATGATCAGAGGATCTCGGAGGTGGCTTGGAGTTGGGTCGCTTACGTTCCAGCCTTCCGAGGTGGCGAAGATAGTCATGGTGTTCTTCATGGCGAGTTTCCTTTCCGACCGCTCCGCGAGGATGCACAGGTTTGTGCAAGGACTGCTCACTCCTCTGGTGGTCTTGAGCGTCGTGTTCGGGCTCATCATGTTGGAGCCTGACCTGGGGACGGGTGGCACCATAGTGGGCATCACCGTGCTCATGTTGTTCGCATCGGGAGCAAGCGTGTCGCACCTGGCGGCACTTGGCGCCATGGGGATCCCCGCGCTGGTGGCGGTGGCGATGGCCGCCCCGTACAGGGTCCGCAGGTTCCTGGCGTTTCTACATCCGTGGGACGATCCGCTGGGATCCGGCTTCCACATCATCCAGTCCCTCCTTGCTCTCGGCTCCGGGGGGATATTCGGGGTAGGGCTGGGGCGGAGCCGCCAGAAGTTCCTGTATTTGCCCATGCAGCACACGGACTTCATATTCGCCATTATCGGCGAGGAGTTGGGGTTCGTGGGCGCGACGGCCGTCGTGGTGCTGTACTTCCTTCTGGCTTGGCGGGGCCTGCGCGTGGCGATCGGGGCCCCGGACCCGTTCGGAAGCCTGCTCGCGGTGGGCATCACTACGATGATCGTGTTTCAGGCGGCCGTGAACATCGGCGTGGTATCCGGGACGCTGCCGATCACGGGAATCACCCTTCCGCTCATCAGTTTCGGCGGGTCTTCCCTGGTAACGACGTTGGCCGCGATCGGAGTGTTGCTCAATATCTCCAAATACTCGTCGACCAGGTGA
- the murB gene encoding UDP-N-acetylmuramate dehydrogenase — protein sequence MIGTSLALRLRQIVRGDVRANEPMWRHTSFHIGGPADVLVVPADTEDLIVLLQAIAEVQVPFYVIGAGTNLLVADEGVRGVVIKLAGALDDVSRDDRNVVASGAGVHLPVLCRKLAAWGLAGLEFASGIPGTVGGAVAMNAAAYGRSMCQVVRTVTALTYEGKRMRIERDDLAAGVKTTKLLQEPLILVEADFLLNEDDPRAILRRMEEYLEERSRKQPLSLPSAGCVFKNPSGGGAGRLIDAAGLKGTRVGGAEVSTLHANFIVNTGSATARDVLSLMEMVRQAVYDKFAVVLEPEIRVLGG from the coding sequence TTGATAGGAACGAGCCTGGCATTGCGTCTCAGACAGATCGTCAGAGGTGACGTGCGCGCGAATGAACCCATGTGGCGACACACCTCGTTTCACATCGGAGGACCCGCGGACGTCCTCGTGGTGCCGGCGGACACGGAGGATCTAATCGTGCTCTTGCAGGCCATCGCCGAGGTTCAGGTACCGTTCTATGTGATCGGAGCAGGAACGAACCTCCTTGTCGCGGATGAGGGGGTAAGGGGGGTCGTGATCAAGCTTGCGGGCGCGCTCGACGATGTTTCGCGAGACGATCGAAATGTGGTGGCAAGCGGCGCCGGGGTCCATCTTCCCGTTCTCTGCCGAAAGCTGGCGGCCTGGGGCCTTGCAGGGCTCGAGTTCGCCAGCGGCATTCCCGGCACAGTTGGGGGCGCCGTCGCGATGAACGCCGCCGCGTACGGGCGCAGCATGTGCCAGGTGGTGCGAACGGTCACCGCTCTGACCTACGAGGGAAAGCGCATGAGAATCGAGCGCGACGACCTCGCTGCCGGAGTAAAGACCACGAAGCTGCTCCAGGAACCGCTCATCCTGGTAGAAGCGGATTTCCTTCTCAACGAGGATGACCCCCGGGCGATCCTCAGACGCATGGAGGAGTACCTCGAGGAACGGTCTCGCAAACAACCTCTTTCCCTTCCGAGCGCGGGATGCGTTTTCAAGAACCCATCGGGGGGCGGCGCCGGGCGACTCATCGACGCAGCTGGACTCAAGGGCACGCGCGTAGGAGGTGCCGAGGTCTCCACCCTCCACGCTAACTTCATAGTGAACACAGGCAGCGCCACCGCACGGGACGTGCTGTCCCTGATGGAGATGGTCCGGCAGGCCGTGTACGACAAGTTCGCGGTGGTGCTCGAGCCGGAGATAAGGGTCCTCGGGGGCTGA
- the mraY gene encoding phospho-N-acetylmuramoyl-pentapeptide-transferase has translation MSREIYAALVALGTVLAIGPTSIRILRRMRFGQSVRSNGPATHLAKAGTPTMGGIMILLGVAVATLLFAPRTLGSAWALFITLGFGAIGLADDFIIVVAKRSLGLRARYKLAAQIVLAVLLGLFVASRPELGTTVSVPFLVEEIDLGLGYVAFAAFIVVSASNAVNLTDGLDGLASGTVAVAAVTYGVAAMDRGSADVAVFAFALAGACVGFAWFNCHPAQVIMGDTGSLALGAALGCLAILTKTELLLAVVGGVFVVETLSVMIQVTYFRLTGGRRLFRMSPLHHHFELMGWQEPKVVTRFWILGLVFAVLGMLCLRGLE, from the coding sequence GTGAGTCGTGAGATATACGCGGCCCTTGTGGCACTCGGGACGGTGCTTGCGATAGGACCGACGTCCATAAGGATTCTGCGAAGGATGAGGTTCGGCCAATCGGTCAGATCGAACGGCCCGGCGACTCATCTCGCAAAGGCTGGCACGCCGACCATGGGCGGGATAATGATACTCCTGGGAGTTGCCGTGGCCACCCTCCTCTTTGCTCCGCGGACGTTGGGATCCGCATGGGCCTTGTTCATCACGCTGGGATTCGGAGCCATTGGTCTCGCCGATGATTTCATCATAGTGGTGGCCAAGAGGTCCCTGGGACTCAGGGCGAGATACAAGCTGGCAGCCCAGATCGTCCTTGCGGTCCTGCTCGGTCTGTTCGTTGCGTCCAGACCCGAGCTCGGCACGACGGTGAGCGTTCCCTTCCTTGTCGAGGAGATCGACCTGGGACTCGGATACGTGGCTTTCGCGGCCTTCATCGTCGTGAGCGCCTCAAACGCGGTGAACCTTACAGACGGCCTCGATGGCCTTGCCTCTGGCACAGTGGCTGTAGCGGCCGTCACGTACGGTGTCGCCGCGATGGACAGAGGGTCCGCCGACGTCGCGGTTTTTGCTTTCGCCCTCGCTGGCGCGTGCGTCGGGTTCGCCTGGTTCAATTGTCACCCAGCGCAGGTTATCATGGGGGACACAGGGTCCCTCGCGCTTGGGGCGGCGTTGGGCTGTCTTGCCATACTCACGAAGACAGAGCTCCTCCTCGCTGTCGTAGGCGGCGTTTTCGTTGTGGAGACTCTCTCCGTTATGATCCAGGTGACGTACTTTCGGCTCACCGGCGGCAGACGCCTGTTCCGGATGAGCCCTCTCCACCATCACTTCGAGTTGATGGGGTGGCAGGAGCCGAAGGTGGTTACGAGGTTCTGGATACTCGGCCTCGTGTTCGCGGTTCTCGGGATGTTGTGCTTACGGGGTCTGGAGTAG
- a CDS encoding FtsQ-type POTRA domain-containing protein yields the protein MALKIGTAQPAGESAPGGERTRSREGLELGRERRRDSGRGRADPGRGLVPYAFVVLLVASAGYTFLRSPYFRVQHIDVRGLTSLSTEEVVVACGLAEDENIFDVDIGGLASRVRAIPRVDKVLVSRRLPSTIVIQVQERLPVAVLPYAGYFVEVDGAGTAIGLEESYRANELPLLTGLTLRSVKVGYRVDAPELPLALAIAAALPERVLRRVSEINFDESRGFSLYMQSHTQALLGSGTEAELKSRVAVLDALLARIEEEGKHATYVDVRFEKRPVVRTGR from the coding sequence ATGGCTTTGAAAATCGGGACTGCGCAACCAGCCGGGGAGTCAGCGCCCGGCGGGGAGAGAACGCGAAGCCGGGAAGGGCTCGAGCTAGGGCGCGAGCGCAGACGCGATAGCGGCCGCGGACGAGCTGATCCGGGCCGCGGGCTCGTTCCTTATGCGTTCGTCGTGCTCCTCGTGGCGAGCGCCGGGTATACCTTTCTGAGATCACCGTACTTCCGGGTGCAGCACATCGATGTCCGCGGGCTCACAAGCCTCTCGACTGAGGAGGTCGTGGTGGCGTGCGGCCTGGCGGAAGACGAGAACATCTTCGATGTCGACATCGGTGGCCTCGCCTCGCGGGTGAGGGCTATTCCGAGGGTGGACAAGGTGCTGGTCTCTCGGCGGCTTCCGTCCACCATTGTCATCCAGGTACAGGAGCGGCTTCCGGTAGCCGTGCTCCCGTACGCGGGGTATTTCGTGGAGGTGGATGGCGCGGGCACTGCCATTGGGCTGGAGGAGAGCTACCGGGCGAATGAGCTTCCGCTCTTGACCGGGCTTACGCTGCGATCGGTCAAGGTCGGCTACCGCGTGGACGCGCCCGAACTTCCGCTGGCGCTCGCGATTGCCGCGGCTTTACCGGAACGAGTCCTCCGGCGGGTATCTGAGATCAACTTCGACGAGTCGCGCGGATTCTCCCTGTACATGCAGTCGCATACGCAGGCTCTGCTGGGCAGTGGAACGGAGGCGGAACTCAAGTCCCGAGTAGCGGTGCTTGACGCACTGCTCGCGAGGATCGAGGAGGAAGGGAAGCACGCGACGTACGTCGACGTCAGGTTCGAAAAGCGGCCGGTCGTGAGGACCGGGAGATAG
- a CDS encoding UDP-N-acetylmuramoyl-tripeptide--D-alanyl-D-alanine ligase, whose translation MPRFSLEEVIVATGGHFEAADTTTGPGGLEATQTRGAAVFDGVSTDSRKVTGGELFFALVGSTFDGHDFAAEAVRRGAKGVVASSSAKVAGLARSVPVIFVDDTLKALQRLARYHRCRLGIPVVAVTGSTGKTTTKDMAHSIFAERMRSARTEGNFNNEVGVPLTLLSLEARHEICVLELGMRGKGQIRELAEVARPDVGIVTNVGPSHIELLGSIENVALAKAELVEALGADGTAVLNADCGHTAAMRRRTRAKAVLFGVEQDSDVRATDIEVLGEDGTNFTMSYGQRSFRVHVPLPGVHNVYNALAAGAGALVMGMDSFAVAEGLSHFKPSHGRSGVLESARGFTVIDDTYNANPASMRAALAVLRDVAGGRRKIAVLGNMLELGEIATEAHRELGRVAVAHGCDVLVTVGDLARLAGDEAMRLGKGARDVITCGTGDEAIAALESLARPGDVILVKGSRLMKMEQIVTALMGGNGGGFRES comes from the coding sequence GTGCCGAGGTTTAGCCTGGAAGAGGTCATAGTCGCGACAGGCGGACACTTCGAGGCCGCTGACACGACCACGGGACCCGGAGGGCTGGAGGCCACGCAAACGAGGGGTGCCGCCGTGTTCGATGGGGTGAGCACCGACTCACGCAAGGTCACGGGGGGAGAGCTATTCTTCGCCCTGGTGGGTTCCACTTTCGATGGCCACGACTTCGCTGCCGAGGCGGTCAGGAGAGGGGCAAAGGGCGTCGTGGCGTCGTCATCCGCTAAGGTCGCAGGACTTGCAAGATCGGTTCCGGTGATTTTCGTCGACGATACGCTCAAAGCCCTTCAGCGGCTCGCCAGGTATCACAGGTGCCGCCTGGGAATCCCCGTTGTGGCGGTCACGGGAAGCACCGGCAAGACCACGACGAAAGACATGGCCCACAGCATCTTCGCGGAGCGCATGCGGTCGGCGAGGACCGAGGGCAACTTCAACAACGAAGTTGGTGTACCGTTGACGCTCCTTTCGTTGGAAGCTCGACACGAGATATGCGTTCTGGAGCTTGGGATGAGAGGGAAGGGACAGATCCGAGAGCTCGCCGAAGTCGCTCGTCCGGACGTGGGAATCGTGACCAACGTGGGGCCCAGTCACATAGAGCTTCTCGGATCCATCGAAAACGTTGCACTGGCCAAAGCCGAATTGGTTGAGGCTCTAGGGGCTGACGGCACGGCGGTGCTGAACGCGGATTGCGGACACACCGCCGCGATGAGGCGTCGGACCCGCGCGAAAGCAGTGCTCTTCGGGGTCGAGCAAGACTCCGACGTGCGGGCGACCGACATCGAGGTGCTGGGGGAGGACGGAACGAACTTCACCATGTCGTATGGCCAGAGATCATTCAGGGTCCATGTTCCTCTGCCAGGCGTCCACAACGTGTACAACGCCCTTGCGGCTGGAGCGGGAGCTCTGGTCATGGGGATGGACTCGTTCGCCGTGGCCGAAGGGCTGTCTCACTTCAAACCGTCCCACGGGCGCTCGGGGGTGCTGGAGAGCGCGCGCGGTTTCACAGTGATAGACGACACGTACAATGCCAACCCCGCCTCCATGAGGGCTGCCCTGGCCGTTCTGCGAGACGTGGCCGGCGGCAGGAGAAAGATCGCTGTTCTAGGCAACATGCTGGAGCTGGGGGAGATCGCCACGGAGGCCCACAGGGAACTCGGACGGGTCGCCGTGGCCCATGGTTGCGACGTGTTGGTGACGGTGGGCGACCTTGCACGGCTCGCCGGAGACGAGGCCATGCGGCTCGGCAAGGGAGCGCGCGACGTGATCACGTGCGGCACGGGCGATGAGGCGATCGCGGCCCTTGAGAGCCTCGCTAGACCAGGCGACGTGATCCTCGTCAAAGGGTCGAGGCTCATGAAGATGGAGCAGATCGTGACCGCACTAATGGGAGGTAATGGGGGCGGGTTCCGTGAGTCGTGA
- the murG gene encoding undecaprenyldiphospho-muramoylpentapeptide beta-N-acetylglucosaminyltransferase has protein sequence MKALFAGGGTGGHVYPAITVARALLERDPAAKVIFVGTRRGLEADIVPKEGFVFHTIEVAGLHRRLSPGLVLTALGAFKGLAQSIQILLRERPDVVVGTGGYVSGPVVLAAWMLGIPTLIHEQNALPGLTTRMLSRIASAVAVTYHESARCLARKSGIVVTGNPVRKAIITADRQEGARAMGLDPDRPTLLVFGGSQGARAINEAMVAAVPDLLARNRDLQVIHQTGRRDHEWVLEELERRGVGRGKTSRLVVEPYLYEMHMAMACADLVVSRAGAISIAEITARGLPAVLVPFPGAAEGHQEKNARALESAGAAVVILQSELTGDFLRDTVEALLRDRAKLEGMSRKSRGLGRPRAADDLADLAGTLASRRHGPRTQAPRTR, from the coding sequence ATGAAAGCGCTTTTCGCCGGAGGCGGCACTGGGGGACACGTATACCCGGCCATAACGGTCGCCAGGGCGTTGCTGGAAAGGGATCCTGCGGCAAAGGTGATCTTCGTGGGCACCCGCAGGGGACTCGAGGCCGATATCGTGCCGAAGGAAGGGTTCGTTTTCCACACCATAGAAGTGGCGGGCCTCCACCGGAGGCTTTCACCGGGCTTGGTCTTGACGGCGCTAGGGGCGTTCAAAGGCCTCGCCCAGTCAATACAGATATTGCTTCGGGAGAGACCAGACGTGGTGGTGGGGACCGGTGGGTACGTATCAGGCCCCGTGGTCCTTGCCGCATGGATGCTCGGGATTCCCACGCTGATTCACGAACAGAACGCTCTGCCGGGTCTCACAACGAGGATGCTCTCGCGGATCGCGAGCGCTGTCGCGGTGACGTACCATGAGTCCGCTCGGTGCCTTGCGAGAAAGTCGGGGATCGTGGTGACGGGCAACCCCGTGAGGAAAGCCATCATCACCGCCGACAGGCAGGAAGGTGCTCGGGCGATGGGGCTCGACCCTGACCGCCCCACGTTGCTTGTGTTCGGAGGGAGTCAGGGGGCAAGGGCCATAAACGAGGCCATGGTGGCGGCGGTGCCCGACCTCCTCGCGCGCAACCGCGACCTTCAGGTGATCCACCAAACAGGCAGACGCGATCACGAGTGGGTGTTGGAGGAGCTCGAGAGGAGAGGAGTGGGGCGAGGAAAGACCTCGCGCCTCGTCGTGGAGCCGTACCTCTACGAAATGCACATGGCCATGGCCTGCGCTGACTTGGTCGTGAGCCGCGCGGGCGCCATATCGATCGCTGAGATCACAGCGAGAGGTCTTCCCGCGGTGTTGGTTCCGTTCCCGGGGGCAGCCGAAGGCCATCAGGAGAAGAACGCGCGGGCTTTGGAGTCCGCAGGGGCTGCCGTGGTGATACTCCAGAGCGAGCTCACGGGGGACTTCCTTCGGGATACCGTGGAGGCTCTACTCCGCGACAGGGCGAAGTTGGAAGGGATGTCGCGCAAGTCTCGCGGCCTCGGACGGCCTCGCGCTGCCGATGACTTGGCGGACCTTGCAGGGACCTTGGCGTCGCGGCGGCATGGGCCGCGGACCCAAGCTCCACGGACGAGGTGA
- a CDS encoding UDP-N-acetylmuramoyl-L-alanyl-D-glutamate--2,6-diaminopimelate ligase — protein sequence MAFGHGCTDAPKMGASVRAAVAVGRASEQVLQLRDLLKQVGVEASTGDMGVLVRGVAYDSRAVEPGYLFVCIRGERHDGHDFAEEAVRRGAVALVVEKDVTVAEGVAAVRVRDSREALARVAQAFYGDPSRSMVCVGVTGTKGKTTTTHLVKHVLDASGKWCGIIGTIGHVVGDEVIESKHTTPESLDVQRILAEMRKRGQRAAAMEVSSHAVVQGRVLGVDFDIGVFTNIGHDHLDFHGTFESYLAAKTSFFEALDRGPSPKGITRTAVINLDQAHARHIISRTRAHVMTYGISSAADVRAEDVRLLKQGASFTVNTPKGRADVRLKLSGVFNVYNALAAIACGVAAGASPEEAKSGVESVVGVPGRFETVDEGQPFVVIVDFAHTPDSLENVLRAARGLAMGEMTVVFGCGGDRDRTKRPIMGEIAARLANHVIITSDNPRSEDPESICREIEDGVLRVRRPLEGYEVIVGRADAIRRALFRAKEGDVVVIAGKGHETYQIFRDRAIHFDDREIARDCLRERMASAEV from the coding sequence ATGGCCTTCGGGCACGGATGCACGGATGCGCCGAAGATGGGCGCGTCGGTGCGGGCTGCGGTGGCCGTCGGGAGGGCAAGTGAGCAAGTGCTGCAATTGAGGGATCTGCTGAAACAGGTGGGTGTAGAGGCGTCCACGGGCGACATGGGCGTTCTCGTGCGCGGGGTTGCCTATGACTCGCGAGCGGTCGAACCCGGGTACCTGTTCGTTTGTATTAGGGGCGAGAGACACGACGGCCATGACTTCGCCGAGGAAGCTGTGAGGCGCGGAGCAGTGGCGCTTGTCGTCGAGAAGGATGTGACAGTGGCTGAAGGCGTGGCGGCCGTCAGGGTGCGGGACTCACGCGAGGCCCTTGCCCGCGTGGCTCAGGCTTTCTACGGCGACCCGTCGCGCTCCATGGTGTGCGTGGGGGTGACCGGCACCAAGGGAAAGACCACGACGACTCATCTCGTGAAGCACGTGCTTGACGCGTCCGGCAAGTGGTGCGGGATAATCGGAACCATCGGACACGTGGTCGGCGATGAGGTGATCGAGTCCAAACACACTACCCCCGAATCCCTCGATGTACAACGCATTCTCGCCGAGATGCGAAAGCGAGGACAGAGAGCTGCGGCGATGGAGGTGTCATCCCACGCGGTGGTGCAGGGCCGCGTGCTCGGCGTGGATTTCGACATAGGGGTGTTCACGAACATCGGCCACGACCATCTCGACTTCCACGGGACGTTTGAGAGCTACTTGGCGGCCAAGACGTCCTTCTTCGAGGCGCTCGACCGCGGGCCTTCGCCGAAGGGGATCACCCGAACAGCCGTCATCAACCTCGACCAGGCACACGCAAGGCATATCATCTCGAGGACTCGTGCCCACGTGATGACGTATGGCATCTCGAGCGCGGCCGACGTCCGGGCGGAGGACGTGCGGCTTCTGAAACAAGGGGCGTCGTTCACCGTAAACACTCCCAAGGGTCGGGCGGACGTGCGGCTCAAGTTGAGCGGTGTGTTTAACGTCTACAATGCCCTTGCAGCCATTGCGTGCGGCGTGGCTGCGGGCGCCAGCCCCGAAGAGGCGAAGTCCGGGGTTGAGAGCGTGGTCGGAGTGCCGGGTCGCTTTGAGACGGTGGATGAAGGTCAGCCGTTCGTCGTGATCGTGGACTTCGCCCACACGCCGGACAGCCTCGAGAACGTGCTGAGAGCAGCGCGAGGTCTTGCGATGGGCGAGATGACGGTGGTGTTCGGATGCGGCGGTGACCGCGACAGAACCAAGAGGCCGATCATGGGAGAGATCGCGGCCAGGCTCGCGAACCACGTGATAATAACCTCGGATAACCCGCGGTCGGAGGACCCCGAGTCGATATGCCGGGAGATCGAGGACGGTGTGCTCAGAGTGCGCCGCCCTCTGGAGGGGTACGAGGTGATCGTCGGCCGTGCGGACGCCATCAGAAGGGCGCTCTTCCGGGCGAAGGAGGGGGATGTGGTCGTCATAGCGGGAAAGGGCCACGAGACGTACCAGATATTCCGCGACCGTGCCATCCACTTCGACGACCGCGAGATCGCGAGAGACTGTCTCAGGGAGAGAATGGCGAGTGCCGAGGTTTAG
- the murC gene encoding UDP-N-acetylmuramate--L-alanine ligase → MKLQGRVHFVGIGGHGMSSLARVLLETGREVSGSDAADSPRARALRSAGADVHVGHCAALVEGASCAVVSAAVPADNEEILAAKRLGIPILTRAEALAELLNPRLGIAVSGTHGKTTTSSMIATILIEAGLDPTCILGEEVDAVPGGGRFGRSNIVVAEADEAYGSFLKLWPKIAVVTNIDDDHLDHYGTSDAIDRAFLEFLSHVPEDGLAVLSADDGRVMAVEKRLRCRKTLYGLRAGELSCADPVPVGRGHRFGVIHRGRRLGHLELEVPGRHNIANALASVAVGLELGVPFEAIMRGLARFKGARRRQEIVGKVGGVTVVDDYAHHPTEIRTTLEALRESHSGRLIAVFQPQRFTRTKFLFDEFARCFSSADIVIITEIYHRGTGEEPIPGVSGERLAEAVRAREGPAGRLVEFVGTLPEIVSWLLSEVRPGDLVVTMGAGDVDSVARELVRRMRNA, encoded by the coding sequence ATGAAACTACAGGGTAGAGTCCATTTCGTGGGGATCGGGGGTCACGGGATGAGCTCGCTTGCCAGGGTTCTCCTGGAGACGGGTCGCGAGGTGAGCGGCAGCGACGCGGCTGACTCACCCCGAGCGCGCGCACTACGCTCGGCGGGTGCGGACGTTCACGTGGGCCACTGCGCGGCCCTCGTCGAGGGGGCTTCCTGTGCGGTTGTGAGTGCGGCCGTCCCAGCGGACAACGAAGAGATCCTCGCGGCCAAGCGCCTGGGAATACCGATCCTGACCCGCGCTGAGGCGTTGGCGGAGCTGCTGAACCCAAGGCTTGGCATAGCTGTTTCCGGGACTCATGGCAAGACCACGACGTCGTCTATGATCGCCACCATCCTTATCGAGGCCGGCCTCGACCCTACCTGCATTCTCGGAGAAGAAGTGGACGCGGTCCCCGGAGGAGGGAGGTTTGGTAGGAGCAACATCGTCGTCGCGGAAGCGGACGAGGCTTACGGCTCGTTTCTCAAGCTGTGGCCGAAGATAGCGGTTGTGACCAACATCGACGACGATCACCTCGACCATTACGGCACCTCCGACGCCATCGATCGCGCCTTCCTCGAGTTCTTGTCGCATGTTCCCGAGGACGGTCTTGCCGTCCTCTCGGCCGATGACGGCCGCGTCATGGCCGTGGAGAAGCGCTTGAGGTGCAGAAAGACCTTATACGGGCTGCGCGCCGGGGAGCTGTCGTGCGCGGATCCGGTTCCGGTGGGGCGCGGCCACCGGTTCGGCGTGATCCACCGCGGACGACGCCTTGGCCATCTGGAACTCGAGGTGCCGGGGCGACATAACATAGCTAATGCCCTCGCCTCCGTTGCCGTGGGCCTCGAACTCGGGGTGCCATTCGAGGCGATAATGCGGGGGCTCGCTAGATTCAAGGGTGCGAGGAGGCGCCAGGAGATCGTGGGAAAGGTGGGGGGCGTCACGGTAGTCGACGACTACGCTCACCACCCCACGGAGATCAGGACGACATTGGAAGCGTTGAGGGAGAGCCACAGTGGGCGGCTCATCGCCGTGTTTCAGCCTCAGCGGTTCACGAGGACGAAGTTTCTCTTCGACGAGTTCGCGAGGTGCTTCTCTTCGGCGGACATCGTGATAATCACGGAGATATACCATCGGGGGACGGGCGAGGAACCCATTCCCGGCGTGAGCGGTGAGAGACTGGCCGAGGCTGTCAGGGCGCGTGAAGGTCCTGCCGGTCGGCTTGTGGAGTTCGTGGGCACCTTGCCTGAGATAGTGTCATGGCTCCTCTCAGAGGTGCGGCCCGGCGACCTCGTTGTGACCATGGGTGCCGGGGACGTGGATTCCGTTGCAAGAGAACTTGTGAGAAGGATGAGGAACGCTTGA
- the murA gene encoding UDP-N-acetylglucosamine 1-carboxyvinyltransferase, whose amino-acid sequence MKLVIAGSRALSGAVQVAGAKNAALKIMAASLLARGVCRLANVPRITDVDTMIGVLRGLGARVEARQDGSGIIIDPSGVDRCEPPEELVKEMRASIQVMGPLLARLGYVRARQPGGCNIGPRPIDLHLKGFAALGARITEERGYVSVFAERLRGAEILLDIPSVGATENIMMAACLAQGTTVIRNAAREPEIVDQQNFLNRLGAKIRGAGTDTIRIEGVDSLGATDYAVIPDRIEAGTFMVACAMTGGEARIENVIPEHLHAIVAKLRETGAEIAEGDSYVLVKGPRRLRAASVRTLPYPGFPTDMQPQFVAAMSMADGTSIVTETIFPNRFRYTEELRRMGANIRVEGRVAIVQGVPALSGAHVEAPDLRGGAALILAALASEGTTEITGVHHLDRGYEDLPGKLAKLGAAIERVPTSELQAG is encoded by the coding sequence GTGAAACTCGTAATCGCCGGCTCAAGAGCGCTTTCCGGCGCGGTGCAAGTTGCGGGGGCCAAGAATGCCGCTCTGAAGATCATGGCAGCTTCTCTCCTTGCGCGGGGCGTGTGCCGTCTTGCGAACGTCCCCCGTATCACGGACGTTGACACGATGATCGGGGTGCTTCGCGGGCTTGGTGCCCGTGTTGAAGCTCGCCAGGACGGAAGCGGCATCATCATTGACCCTTCGGGAGTGGACCGCTGTGAACCCCCGGAGGAACTCGTGAAGGAGATGCGGGCTTCAATACAGGTGATGGGGCCGCTCTTGGCCCGTCTGGGGTACGTACGCGCGAGACAGCCAGGGGGTTGCAACATAGGCCCGCGCCCCATAGACCTGCATCTCAAGGGCTTTGCGGCGTTGGGAGCGAGGATCACAGAGGAGCGCGGGTACGTCTCGGTATTCGCTGAAAGGCTCAGAGGAGCGGAGATCTTGCTCGACATCCCGAGCGTGGGCGCGACCGAGAACATCATGATGGCTGCCTGCCTGGCTCAAGGGACCACGGTCATAAGAAACGCGGCGCGTGAGCCCGAGATAGTGGATCAACAGAACTTCCTGAACAGGCTCGGTGCCAAGATTCGGGGAGCGGGCACGGACACTATCAGGATCGAGGGTGTGGACTCTCTCGGCGCGACGGACTATGCGGTCATACCAGACAGGATCGAGGCCGGCACGTTCATGGTGGCGTGTGCCATGACGGGAGGCGAGGCACGCATCGAGAACGTCATCCCCGAGCACCTCCATGCCATCGTCGCCAAGCTGCGCGAGACGGGGGCGGAGATAGCGGAAGGGGACTCGTACGTGTTGGTGAAGGGCCCGCGGCGCCTCCGGGCGGCGAGCGTCCGGACTCTGCCCTATCCGGGTTTCCCCACAGACATGCAGCCGCAGTTCGTGGCGGCCATGAGTATGGCGGACGGAACGAGCATAGTAACGGAGACGATATTCCCGAACAGGTTCAGATACACCGAGGAGCTCAGACGCATGGGGGCGAACATCAGGGTCGAGGGCCGCGTGGCGATAGTGCAGGGCGTTCCCGCGCTGTCGGGAGCGCACGTCGAGGCCCCTGACCTCAGAGGGGGCGCTGCTCTCATATTAGCGGCGCTTGCCTCGGAGGGGACAACCGAGATCACCGGTGTCCATCACCTGGACCGAGGGTACGAGGATCTCCCAGGGAAGCTGGCGAAGCTGGGCGCGGCCATCGAAAGGGTCCCTACTTCAGAGCTCCAGGCGGGATGA